A genomic segment from Pseudosulfitobacter sp. DSM 107133 encodes:
- a CDS encoding TRAP transporter large permease: MDPLLLGALVAVMTILVLFSGVSVAVGLLIVSAGFLIVFDGMRSLELLPEIFFGKLDNFALLSIPMFIIMGASIASTRAGADLYEALERWLTRIPGGLVISNLGACALFAAMSGSSPATCAAIGKMGIPEMRKRGYPDGVAAGSIAAGGTLGILIPPSVTMIVYGIATEISIGRLFLAGVIPGLLLVILFMAWSLYSTWKSGDAERLGSGTYTWAQRFEILPRVLPFLAIIIGVLYAMYGGIATPSETAAVGALLCLLIAMVIYKLWSPRALWVVLRDSTKESVMILFIIAAAGVFSYMLSSLYITQSIAEWIATLDVNRWVLMGIVNVFLLVAGFFLPPVAVILMASPILLPIITTAGFDPIWFAVVLTINMEIGLISPPVGLNLYVINGIAPDISLKTILLGSLPFVGCMVLAIFLLCLFPGLATWLPEVVMGAAF; this comes from the coding sequence TTCGATGGAATGCGCTCGCTTGAACTGTTGCCGGAAATCTTCTTTGGCAAGCTCGACAATTTTGCCCTGCTGTCGATCCCGATGTTCATCATTATGGGCGCGTCCATTGCCTCGACCCGCGCAGGGGCTGACCTGTACGAAGCGCTGGAGCGCTGGCTGACGCGCATTCCCGGCGGGCTGGTGATTTCCAACCTTGGCGCCTGCGCGCTGTTTGCCGCGATGTCGGGGTCTTCGCCCGCGACCTGTGCGGCCATCGGCAAGATGGGCATCCCCGAGATGCGCAAACGCGGCTATCCTGACGGCGTCGCCGCAGGGTCGATCGCCGCAGGCGGAACGCTGGGCATTCTGATCCCGCCGTCGGTCACCATGATCGTCTATGGCATTGCCACCGAAATCTCGATTGGCCGTCTGTTTCTTGCCGGTGTCATTCCGGGATTGCTGCTGGTGATACTGTTCATGGCGTGGTCTCTGTACAGCACCTGGAAATCCGGCGATGCCGAACGTCTGGGCAGCGGGACATACACATGGGCTCAGCGCTTCGAGATCCTGCCTCGCGTGTTGCCCTTCCTGGCCATCATCATCGGCGTGCTTTATGCCATGTATGGCGGCATCGCCACGCCATCGGAAACCGCTGCGGTCGGGGCGCTGCTGTGCCTGCTGATCGCGATGGTGATCTACAAACTATGGAGCCCCCGCGCCCTGTGGGTGGTGCTGCGTGACAGCACCAAGGAATCGGTGATGATCCTGTTCATCATCGCCGCCGCCGGCGTGTTTTCGTATATGCTCAGCTCGCTTTACATCACCCAGTCGATTGCTGAATGGATTGCCACGCTGGACGTGAACCGCTGGGTGCTGATGGGCATCGTCAACGTGTTCCTGCTGGTTGCAGGGTTCTTCCTGCCGCCGGTTGCGGTGATCCTGATGGCCTCGCCCATCCTGCTGCCGATCATCACAACGGCAGGGTTTGACCCGATCTGGTTTGCCGTGGTGCTGACGATCAACATGGAAATCGGCCTGATCTCGCCGCCTGTGGGGTTGAACCTCTATGTCATCAACGGCATCGCGCCGGACATTTCGCTGAAAACCATCCTGCTGGGGTCCCTGCCCTTTGTCGGATGTATGGTGCTGGCGATTTTCCTGCTGTGCCTGTTCCCCGGCCTGGCCACATGGCTGCCCGAAGTGGTGATGGGCGCCGCGTTCTGA
- a CDS encoding NADH:flavin oxidoreductase has protein sequence MSKDPLLQPFQLKHLTLKNRIMTTSHEPAYPEDGMPKERYAAYHAERARAGVALAMTAGSAAVSRDSPPAFNNVLVYDDKVVPWIQRLTDGCHEHGCAVMIQLTHLGRRTGWNKGDWLPSVSSSRHREPAHRAFPKLVEDWDIERIITDFADAAERMQAGGMDGIELQVYGHLLDQFWSPLTNDLTGPYGADTLENRMRFPMDVLGAVRKRVGDDFIVGFRFTADEAQKGGIDAAEGLEISKILAADGRLDFLNVIRGRIHTDPAMTDVIPVQGMKSAPHLDFAGEVRRATGMPTFHAARIPDVATARHAVESGLLDMVGMTRAHMADPHIVRKIVEGREDDIRPCVGATYCLDRIYQAGEALCIHNAATGRELTMPHDIPAADTPRKVVIVGAGPAGLEAARVAAARGHDVTVFEAQPDPGGQVRLTARSPRRREMIGIIDWRMAQCAARDVTFHFNTWAEADDVTALSPDVVIVATGGMPNMHLFETRTEAAHVVSAWDIIAGDLKPAARVLIYDESGDHPALQAAEIAASAGSKVEVMTPDRTFAPDIMGMNLVPYMRSLQDKNVTMTVARRLLGVARNGNVLTATIGTDYSDHTHQADYDQVVVNYGTLPLDDLYHDLRPFSRNGGAVDHDALINGRPQTVVRNPEGQFQLFRIGDAVSARNTHAAIYDALRLVKDL, from the coding sequence ATGTCAAAAGACCCGCTTTTACAGCCCTTCCAGCTGAAACACCTGACGCTGAAAAACCGGATCATGACGACCAGCCACGAACCGGCCTACCCCGAGGACGGGATGCCCAAGGAACGTTATGCCGCCTATCACGCCGAGCGGGCGCGCGCAGGCGTGGCGCTGGCGATGACCGCCGGATCGGCTGCGGTCTCGCGCGACAGCCCGCCTGCGTTCAACAACGTTCTGGTGTATGACGACAAGGTGGTGCCGTGGATTCAGCGGCTGACTGACGGGTGCCACGAACACGGCTGCGCGGTGATGATCCAGCTGACGCATCTGGGCCGACGGACTGGATGGAACAAGGGCGACTGGCTGCCTTCGGTGTCCTCGTCGCGGCACCGCGAACCGGCACACCGCGCCTTTCCCAAGCTGGTCGAGGATTGGGACATTGAACGCATCATCACCGATTTTGCGGACGCCGCCGAGCGGATGCAGGCGGGTGGCATGGACGGGATCGAGTTGCAGGTCTACGGGCATTTGCTGGACCAGTTCTGGTCGCCGCTGACCAATGATCTGACGGGGCCCTATGGGGCCGACACGCTGGAAAACCGCATGCGGTTTCCGATGGATGTGCTGGGGGCGGTCCGCAAACGTGTGGGCGACGATTTTATCGTGGGGTTCCGCTTCACGGCGGACGAGGCGCAAAAGGGCGGGATCGACGCTGCCGAGGGCTTGGAAATTTCAAAGATACTCGCCGCCGATGGCCGTCTGGATTTCCTGAACGTCATTCGCGGTCGCATTCACACCGATCCCGCGATGACCGATGTGATTCCCGTGCAGGGCATGAAAAGCGCGCCGCATCTTGATTTTGCAGGCGAGGTGCGCCGCGCCACCGGCATGCCCACCTTTCACGCCGCGCGCATTCCCGATGTGGCCACCGCGCGCCATGCGGTCGAATCCGGCCTGCTGGACATGGTCGGCATGACCCGCGCCCATATGGCCGATCCGCACATCGTGCGCAAAATCGTCGAAGGCCGCGAGGACGACATCCGCCCCTGCGTCGGCGCCACCTATTGTCTGGACCGGATCTATCAGGCGGGCGAGGCGCTGTGCATCCACAACGCGGCCACGGGGCGCGAGTTGACCATGCCGCACGACATCCCCGCTGCCGACACGCCCCGCAAGGTGGTGATCGTCGGCGCAGGCCCAGCGGGGCTTGAGGCCGCGCGGGTCGCCGCCGCCCGAGGCCATGATGTGACCGTATTCGAGGCGCAGCCCGATCCCGGTGGACAGGTCCGCCTGACCGCCCGCAGCCCGCGCCGCCGCGAGATGATCGGCATCATCGACTGGCGCATGGCACAATGCGCCGCCCGCGACGTGACCTTTCATTTCAATACATGGGCCGAGGCGGACGACGTGACCGCCCTGTCCCCCGACGTGGTGATCGTGGCGACAGGGGGCATGCCCAACATGCACCTGTTCGAAACCCGGACCGAGGCCGCCCATGTGGTCAGCGCCTGGGACATCATCGCGGGCGACTTGAAACCCGCAGCCCGCGTCCTGATCTATGACGAAAGCGGCGACCACCCTGCCCTGCAAGCCGCCGAGATTGCCGCTTCTGCCGGATCAAAGGTTGAAGTGATGACACCCGACCGCACCTTTGCCCCCGATATCATGGGCATGAATCTGGTGCCTTACATGCGGTCCTTGCAAGACAAAAACGTGACCATGACCGTCGCCCGCCGCCTGCTGGGGGTCGCACGCAACGGCAACGTGCTGACCGCGACCATCGGCACGGATTACAGCGACCACACCCATCAGGCCGACTATGATCAGGTGGTGGTGAACTATGGCACGCTGCCGCTGGATGACCTCTACCACGACCTGAGACCGTTCAGCCGCAATGGCGGGGCGGTGGACCATGATGCGTTGATAAACGGACGGCCCCAGACGGTTGTGCGCAACCCCGAGGGCCAGTTCCAACTGTTCCGCATCGGTGACGCCGTGTCGGCGCGCAACACCCATGC
- a CDS encoding aldehyde dehydrogenase family protein, with protein MLDKRQFYIDGQWVAPLAGTDRAVIDPSTEQPFATISLGGQADTDFAVAAARAAFPSWRTSTKAQRIDMIHSIFDVYMRRSDEMGAVISREVGAPLEMSKTQQARTSSSHFTGFLDALETFEFERPLRPDTPHDRILYEPIGVAALITPWNWPMKQIVLKVIPALASGCTAVLKPSEQAPLSAMLFAEILHEAGVPAGVFNLLNGDGPGVGAQLSGHRDVDVVSFTGSTDAGRAITRAGADTVKRVRLELGGKGANMIFADAHENAVPSGVMRCFNNSGQSCNAPSRMLVEQPRYAQAVEEAKATAEAITVGGTSEVGPHIGPVVNAAQFDKIQALIASGIEEGARLVAGGLGRPEGIEQGFYVRPTVFADCTPDMTIMRTEIFGPVLSMMVFDTEGEAIAIANDTDYGLTNYVQTANPDRAQRISRELRSGMVEINEQRRSTGAPFGGMKQSGTGREGGIWGLEEFLEVRAISGWPAQ; from the coding sequence ATGCTGGACAAGCGTCAGTTCTATATCGACGGCCAATGGGTCGCGCCGCTGGCAGGCACCGACCGCGCAGTTATTGATCCGTCGACCGAACAGCCCTTTGCCACCATTTCGCTGGGTGGGCAGGCCGACACCGATTTCGCCGTTGCCGCCGCCCGTGCGGCCTTCCCAAGTTGGCGCACCTCGACCAAGGCGCAGCGGATCGACATGATCCACAGCATTTTCGACGTCTACATGCGCCGCTCGGACGAGATGGGCGCGGTGATCAGCCGCGAGGTTGGCGCACCGCTCGAGATGTCCAAGACCCAGCAGGCGCGCACCAGCAGCTCGCACTTCACCGGCTTTCTCGACGCGCTTGAGACCTTCGAATTCGAACGCCCGCTGCGCCCGGACACACCGCACGACCGTATCCTCTATGAACCCATCGGCGTGGCCGCCCTGATCACGCCGTGGAACTGGCCGATGAAGCAGATCGTGCTCAAGGTCATTCCGGCGCTGGCTTCGGGGTGTACCGCGGTGCTGAAACCCTCGGAACAAGCGCCGCTGTCGGCAATGCTGTTTGCCGAGATATTGCACGAGGCCGGCGTGCCTGCGGGCGTGTTCAACCTGCTGAACGGCGACGGGCCGGGGGTGGGCGCGCAGCTTTCGGGGCACCGAGACGTGGATGTGGTCAGCTTTACCGGCTCGACCGATGCAGGCCGCGCGATCACGCGGGCAGGGGCGGACACGGTGAAACGGGTGCGGCTGGAACTGGGCGGCAAGGGCGCGAACATGATCTTTGCCGATGCCCATGAGAACGCTGTGCCAAGCGGTGTCATGCGCTGTTTCAACAACTCGGGTCAGTCGTGCAACGCACCCAGCCGGATGTTGGTGGAACAGCCGCGCTATGCGCAAGCGGTTGAAGAGGCCAAAGCCACCGCCGAGGCGATCACCGTGGGTGGTACGTCCGAGGTTGGCCCGCACATCGGGCCTGTGGTCAACGCAGCGCAGTTCGACAAAATTCAGGCGCTGATTGCCTCGGGCATCGAAGAGGGTGCGCGGCTGGTGGCGGGTGGCCTGGGCCGACCCGAAGGGATCGAACAGGGCTTTTACGTGCGTCCCACGGTCTTTGCCGATTGCACGCCCGACATGACGATCATGCGCACGGAAATCTTCGGCCCGGTGCTGTCGATGATGGTCTTTGACACCGAGGGCGAGGCCATCGCCATTGCCAATGACACCGACTACGGCCTGACCAACTATGTGCAGACCGCCAATCCCGACCGCGCACAGCGTATTTCGCGCGAACTGCGCTCGGGCATGGTCGAGATCAACGAACAACGCCGTAGTACCGGCGCGCCGTTCGGGGGCATGAAGCAGTCGGGCACAGGGCGCGAGGGCGGCATCTGGGGGCTGGAAGAGTTTCTGGAGGTGCGCGCAATCAGCGGCTGGCCAGCCCAATAA